In Vitis vinifera cultivar Pinot Noir 40024 chromosome 4, ASM3070453v1, the genomic window CAGTTCTAAACCGTGCTCGGCCTTTAACTCCTGGCAGTGAACCTCCTCTTTTCCTTGGAGCTCCTTGCCTGTAACTCACATGGAAACTAAATGAGCCTGTATCTCTCAATACTTTGTTCAAACTAAGGTAGTagaaattcaagaaaataagagaaagttGTCTTGCGTTGTATTTTCTCATTTCAGTATGGTTAGGTTATAATGACTCCATTTCATCGAACAAAATTATGTGTTAAAGACTCATTAAAAGTGATTTACAGTTCCCTTAAAAAATGATCCCATTTCAGTGTGGTGCCTAAAAATAACCTAATGGTATAGATATGCCCTTATTTCTAACAAACTTTATGAAAAAGGTTGCAATAAAGTCACCTATTCTTGTGCATCTGTGTCACTAGATATGATAATGATGATCCTTCTTTTAGCTGTCCTGCCTCCAGTTTATCAAAAATGTCAACAAGTCCTTTCCTGCAAATGAAGTTAATAAACACGAATATAAGAGATTGATAGGAGGAACTTCAGTAGaataaaatggaaataatattaaacctctcattttttttcccctcaattTGAGTTTGGAGCATGAAAGCCTTCTTTTCCCCAAACAATGAAATGATACTACAACAATGGAGCAATGAAAGTAGAGGGAACAACTTCCATCAACCTCAGAGCAAATCAAAACTCATGATataatttggaaagaaattttctgataaaaaagttttaaaattcaGTTTGTTAAAcagaaacataatttttctACCACAAGATATTTCCAGAGAAACAAACAGAACCTAAGTAAACAAAAACCTCATGTGCAGGAAAAACTCATGCAAGCAAAACTCTCAATGCAATTcagatattgtttttttttttgataagtaaacaagattgcattaaaaaaggctagacgccacaaagcatacagggagtatacaagatgGATACAgcctcaaaaaagaaaaggaccaGAAAGAACTACCTCCCCTCaagtggaagctatccactccaaaaagcctataagggagaaagcctcctcacctaaatacactttggcccaattccatagattacaaacaaaagaattctttaaccTCTGAACATTCACCacaccccccctaaaagctaacctatttctctccttccaaaccgtccaaaaaatacacaacggaatggatttctatatctgtttccttttcttcccaacaAAAGAGCCCCTCCAGGAGGTTAAAGCCTCCTTAACCGTTTCTGGGAAGACCCACTTAATATCTaacaacccaaaaataatatcccaaAGGGCTCTAGCCactatacaatgtaaaagaatatgatttacattctcttctgcacaaccacacaaaaaacaacagtTTGGAAGTTGCACCCCTCTTATCTGAAGCTTATCCAGAGTGAGCACCTTcccccaagtagcctcccaagcaaaaaaactgaCTTTCGTTGGAACCCTATCCACCCATATTCCCCTTGCGGGAAACAAGGAGGCATTAGATTTATCCAACAACCTGTAGGCTTCTTTGACCCTGAAAGAAACATTCCTTCCTTGCCTCCATTTGATTGAGTCATCCTCCAGGGAAGGCCTATGGCCCCTCAAAGTACGGAGCAAATCACCAACCATAttcaactcccaatcattgaaatccctCTCAAAAATCAGATTCCAATCTCCTTGACCCGAATGAtggtcccacatctcctcaatcGAGGCATCTCTATGCACGGCAAGGACAAAGAGATGGTTGAAACATTGGGACAATGGAGTATCAGTGCACCATCtgtctttccaaaatttgattttggagcCCTTCCCAACCAGAAAAGACAAATTTTCCCAGCACCAATCAGATtctttcataatctccttcaGATATTGTTAATTAATAGACTAGATAGAAAACAAGACAATTAAGTTATTACTTTTCTAGTTTTATCTATGGATGTTTGGATAATAAAAAGGTCCAACATCATATTAGGACACCCTGCTTCTGCAACAAGGTAATGTCAGTTGGAGCACTTTTTTCATGGAAAATTATTGGGGCATGGCACTCATGTCCTGACCAAAAAGCAAAATAGATAAGATCAATTCCAAGCATATCTTGGGTGGTCTGAGTTTCAGTTTACAaacagaaaaaatgaagaaaataaaaatatttttgttttgactAATACCTGTCTGGGGTGATTGTCTTGCCGTGACCCAAGAATCTGCGATGCCCCTCAACGGCTCTTGCCATGTTACCCGAATGTGAAGGAATGAACACATCACTTTCTATAGAGATAATGTAATCAAGTGCTGCAGTTTGAGACGAATGATGGGCAAATGCTTTCAATTCTTCCTGAGTTGCTATTGTTTCCTGTCATCAATTTGGCACTCTCTTCATAATTGCACCAACTTAACCAGTTTTACGGAACTAAACTATCTTGGCAGTTTAGATGAGCTAAGATATTGATCAACCAaccttgaaaattaaattcggaaagcGGGATTTGAGCTCTACAAGGCGAgcatcaccaccatagatttcaCCAGCTGCAATATAAATTAATGTCGATGGAAGATAACCAAGAGCTCGAAGAAATATTCCAATCTCCTTCGGAGTTAGCGGACAGAAGCCTCCTATTCTCTGTTCTGTTGCATTTatcttcttcatcttccaaTGGTTTGTGTTCTCCCTGAACAAATGGAAAATAAGCTAATATCCTACTGAATAATACTTAAAGAGGAACAAGGTACTTCCTTTGAGAAATGCTAGCATCAAAATTAGAGGGACGAATCCAACAATCTGCTTTATCATATTTCTGAACAATCAAATAAACGTTTTGGGAATAAATAAAACTATCCTGTCATAATTTCACTACTAGACAATTTTGAACTTGTCGATGGTTCAAACTTTGCAATACTTCCACATTACAatatttagggaaaaaaaaaatatagaagttTAAGCtcttatttcaattttgttCAACCAAGACTAGGTGCTGAAACTGAAATTTAAAACCTTGCAAAGAAGGCAACAAAAAGAATGCTTAACTGCCCCTCATAGATGCAGTTTTCCAGCATGGAAGACAAGTACAGAAGAGAACTACagaacaaaaataaagacaGAAGCAGGAAAGTTTGACTCTTCTATTCACTAGGACATGAATGCAACTATGGATGCATTTCCTTATGCGTGCATGTCACCGCTCACCTCATTATTCTCAGCTCTTCAGATTCGGCATCTGTGAGACCATAAGTACAACCAGTAAATGAAAGCATGTCTTTCTCATATCTCAGATGAAGAGCAATGTATCTTCTACCGCGTGATCTCAGCCGCTCCACCAGCTTCTGTGGTGTCACCATCATGCATGCTCAGAACCTAATTTAACAGGAAGCCCCATTGGAGACCTCTTAAATGCATGCATACTGAGAGCAAATACAAATGGGGATCATGTACATTTCTTTTTCCTAATGAAACACGATGAATTTGCAGTGAGGTTTTAAAGTGTGTTGAGACTTCAAAATTTTTGGGCATTTCAATCTGAATGCTCTGAGCCATCACAAAATTTTACAGATTTCAAAATCTGGCCCACTATGAATTTTAATCATGATCTGCAACATTTCAATGAGATTTGAAAGAGAGTTCTTAGAATTTACTTATTCAGTTGTATCTGGGACTTAGGTATGATGAtgaaaccaaaattaaaacCTCCATCAGGAGATTAGTGAAATAAATACCACAAGAACAGTAGTTCAAACCTTTCCCAGGTTCTCTATTTGAGGAGAGAAACGGAGAGCATGGTATAAAGCACGACATCTCAACCTTTGGATATCAATAGGCAAATCATTGTTTGCAAGTCGAGAATCAGATTTTGCAACATGAATCACCTGCATAAACCAACTTGATAAGCCACCTTGAAGTCTAGAAATTGAACTTATCAAACAAGCAAGTGGATATAAAGTATTTCTTTCAGCTTATTTTGTGTTACTTAATTACAGAACAAACCTAATAAGATATCACTGctcacaaattaaatattcaaaacTCAGGGGCATTTAACACCATAGAACCAAAACCACCCTATTTAGTCAAAAATAGCATTAGAAGCAAGTTTGTTTTGTTGATTGTATAGGAccactattttaatttaaaaaccaaggtggttttgatttttctttataatagattggtttatattgaaataaaaaaagaaaaggaggatAAGGAATCCTTCCTTGGTCAATCACCATAtccattgattttttattttctttttaataggttagtgaaaaatggatttaagagaaaagaaagtaaacacaatgtatacaaagcaaacaaaataccaaaaaataagGTGCAAAGACACAAAAACCAGGGAACGCACCTTAGAAAGAgcctaaccaatccacaaattctatcaatgaaaaaaaattgtcccCAATATACAATCTAATCAATTCCAAAAAAGGttcaagaaagaatttttaattgtttggtcCAAGCTTTCACAATTACCAAAGACTCTCTTATTTCTCTCCCTCAAGATGGTCCAAAAcatcataatttaaaaaggCTCAAGGCACACCAAGGTGCAAAGTCCTTTTGAAGCCCAAGAAGTTAGagctttgttttttgttttgtcgGCTTCAAAACTGGTATTTGGGGGCTGCAATACAAGAACAGGTCCAAAATGATGTcgttttggctttttttttctttttaaaaaaaagaaggtcCAAAACAACATGGTTTTgacactttttttaaaaaataaaaataaaaattgaaaggcCAAAATGATGTTGTTTTGAAACAACAAAGCCAAAAAGAAAAGCCTTAGCCTCTGCAACTTAGTCATCGGAGAAGAttagaagaaggagaagaagaaaaagaagaagaagaagaggaatgaTGGAAAAGACGCACTTGTCTGGGGTGTTGCGCTTGGCTAGAGGCGAGTGCCTTGCGCGCCTAATCAACACCTTTGTGAAGGGGCGACACTTAGAGTCAGGTGAGGCACCAAAGCATGGCGCTGTGCTGCCTGGAGTCTAAGTGCACCTGTCACAACTATGCAAAACACACATAATAGAGTAActttccaagtttttttttctttttttctttccaataaaaGATCTAGGCTGACTCAAGAGAAATTCCCTAACTGAAGGGTGCATCACCTACTATACATCGAACAAAGCAAAAATCAGCTACCACAAAGTACGGGCTTTTCAGTGCCACATTTTTGGTTCTTATTCATAAAGAGGGGCGAGCTGAAGATATCAAGGATCTCAGGTTGATTAGCCTTGTTGGGAGTCTCGAAAATCCTAGCCAAGGTTTTGGTGAATGGACTAAAAAAGATGATTGCTAAGGTGGAGTCAAAGCACTAAAATGCATTTATGGAGGGCAAACAAATTCTTGATGCAGCCTTGACTGCTAGTGAGACCAtagattcaagaaaaaaaaagctctAGGGAGGGATTGGTATGCATGCTAGACTTAGAAAAAGCTTACGATCACGTCAATTGGAACTTCCTCCTTTCaatcatgaaaaaaatgggCCTTAGACCAAGATGGTTGACATGGATTTGCTTCTACATTTCTTCAATAAGAAGGTGGGTTCTAGTTAACAACTCTCTAATGGAAATCTCCCTAAGCTATTGAAGTTTAAGGTGAGGGGAATTTCCTCTccccttatttgtttgttctagTTATGGGAGCTTTGAGCTACCAAATCTCTAAGCAATCCaagaaagttttttatttgcaaatgatgcctttttttcttttcttttttttattttgaggcTAATGTTGATCAGCTGAAATATTGGAATTGGGTCCTACCATGTTTTGAGCTTGTGTCGGGTTTGAAAGTTAACTTGAAAAAGAGTAACATGACTTTGACTGGTTAAGGGAAAGATTTAGACATTTTGGCTTCATTGTTTGGGTGCGAGGTTGAGAGCCTCCTTTCCATCTATCTTGGGCTACCATTGGAAGCATCTTATAAGTCTTGTGTAGTGTGGGATTTAGTTAAGGAGAGGTTTAAAAGGAGATTGACCCCTAAAAGAAACAGTAGTTATCGAAGGGAGGAAGATTGACTCGCCTAAAGAGCGCCTCCGCAAGCCCTCCCATATATTTCACGTTCCTTCTTGTGATACCAAGAAACGTGAGAAGGTTAGAAAATATCAGAGAGATTTCTTGTGAGGGAGTCatcttaaaaagagaaaaatgtgcCTCATGAGTTGGGGAATAGCGTGTAAAGATAAAAGGAATGAAGGATTGAGAATGAAAAAGTTAGATGTTTTTAATAAAGCCTTGTTAAGAAAATGGTTGTCGAGACATGCCCTTGAGCATGATAGCCCATGGAGGAAGATAATCCAAGGAAAATATGGAGAGGTCAAGTGGTTGGTATACTTTAGAAGTAAGAGAATCTTTTGGTATGAGGTTATGGAAAGCAATTAAAAGAGGATGGGAGGAATTCAACCTTAGGATCTCCATTTTGGATAGGAATAGCCACAAAACCAAATTTTGGTTGGATGGATAGGTGAATGTTCTCTAAAAGAGGCATTCCCTTCATTGTTCATGATTGCCTCTAATAAGAATGCAATTGTAGTTCAGTTATGAGTGGCAAGGGAGGAAGAAGGCTCTTGGTCCCTTCTGTTCAAAAGGCATTTTCAAGATTGGGAGTTCAGAGTTAGGAGTTGTGATGCAATTTAAGGAGCTCATCCATAAGATGAGAGAGCAAGAATTAAGAGAGGATAGCTACTTTAGGGAAGGAAGAGACTTTTCAAGTGAAATCTTTCTATACTTCTTTACATGATGAGAATCAAGCCTTGTTCTTACCAAAGAAATTTGGGCACTTATGCCtcttcacatttttattttttattttttattttttccttaggAGGTTGTGTGGGGGAAGATCATAACCATTGATGTTCTTATGAGGAAAGGAGGGGTCAATGACTAATAAATGCAGTCTTTGTAAACTTAGTGAGCAATTGACAAACCACATTTTTATCCATTGTGAAATAACTAGAAAGTGGTGCAACATGTTAGCTATCTTTGGGCTACAATTGGTATTACCAAGTTAGAAGGTGAGGGGCATGGACAAAAGGCAGAGGAGAGTGTGGAGTATTTGATGAAACAAAAGCACCTTCAATAAGGAAGAACTAAACAAGCATACGCTTAAAGAAACCCGTATTAGGTCTTTTATGGAATGGTCTAGAGCCCTATAAGGGAGAGGGTGCACTTCTATATTGGATTATATTGATATCTTGAACCATGGATAGTGGTTTCTAGTCGTTCTTGTCTTTGGTGCTACTTCTTTTTTGTCTAGGTGGCTTCTCTTGTATACTCCTTATATACATTGGGTGTGTCCCTTTTTTTAATTGATGCTTCCTAATATATCTTTGTTTTCCCATTAAAAACAAAGGTTGGCTtaagtggtaaagggttggtTCAAGTCTTCATgggaaaaaaacaacaaaaaaaaaaaaacaaaaaggtttgTAGATGTTAAACCCATGAAGGCTTTCAACCTAGCTTGCATACATCCCATGACATTTTCCTCACCCAGGAAATAACAAGTAGTGAATTTCCCTTTAAATCTAGAATAACTACTCAAACCAAGAACATGTTCTATAGTAGAATCCTCTCCCACagacttaaaattaaaacaatctCACTTCTAAGATTCTGATGATAATCTCAATTCCAATTTGGCCTAGGTTTCCTAATGGACAACCATAAAATATTTAGCTTAAAGAGGTTGTGTGAAGGGCGATAGACAGTAGTACTGTAAGAAAATGAAGCCTCTAATATGAAAAAAGAGCAAATCATTCTCTAATATGACATGATGACACTAAGcaaatcattattttcttcaGTTTGCAGATGAtacatttttttccctaaaaagcTAATAGAGAGGTGTTCCAAAATCTTAAGCTTATCTTAATGGTGTTTGACTGCATATCAAGCCTAAAAATTAATCTAGAAAAAAACTCATTAGCAGGCATTAGTGTAAGAGAGGATTCTATTCATGCTTTAGTTTCTTGCTGGAATTAGCATCTTTGATTGGCCCCTTTTCAACTTAGATCTCCCTCTGGTATGGTTCCTAGAGATTCTTCTCTTAGGGATCCAATGTTAGGATTTCTTGTCAGTTACATGGCTAGAAGAAAGCCTTTTTCTCCTTGAGAGGTAGAATAAACCTTGTACAATCCTATTTATCACTTATCCCCATTTAtttagtttcaatttttaagGTCTCAATAAAAGCGACCTCCAGGATTGAAAGAGtacaaagggactttctttagTCAAGATTtgaggaagagaagaaagacCACCTAGTTAGCTGGGTGTACAAACGTCAAAGGAATGGAGGTTTTGGATCAAGGAGAATCTCTTTGAGGAATAAAGCTCTTCTAGGTAAGCAATTGTGGAGGTTTCCTAGAGATAACAAAGTTTTTTGGTATAGGGTCATCTTAAGCATTTACGAGCTgcactctaatggttgggataCCAACACTGTTGTTAGATGGTTGCACTATTGTACTTGGACAGCTATTACTCAAGTTTTCGAcgatatttataattttaactaGTATTTAATGGGACATGAcacaaaattacattttttaagAGGATATTTGGTTTGGTGATTGATCTCGCCAGCTTTAATTCCAAATCTTTTCAGAGTTGCAAGGCTGAGAAATTTTCTTGGTTCCTCTATTCTAGTTTCATCCCCTACCTATCTATCTAGGAATTTCAATTTTAGTCGAAACATTTCTGATTTAGAGATTTGAGGAACTAACTAGCCTTCTTTCCTTCTTACTACATGTGTACCTATCACTTTCCTTCCTAGATAAAGAGTTTTTTCATTAGCACCCTTAAGACTCCTCTCAATGAACTCTTTCTATAAAGCTCTTTTAGTCACTCTTATCTTGTACCCTTTTACTTGTAATAAGTTAAACTAGAACTCAAAAACTCCACCCAAGGTAGAGTCTTTTACATAGGTTGTAGCTAATAAAAAGGTTAATACTAATAGCTTTGTTCAATTGAGGAGGCCCTATAAAGCTCTTAGCCCAACCAATGTGTTATGTGTTTGAAGAATCGTGAATTAGCATGTCATCTTTTTTCCATTGTCTCACAACACTAGAACTTTGTCATAGATTGTTTTGCATAGGCAATGTCAAATGGGCTCCCGTTAGAGGCATAGCAAGGATGTTAGTTACCAAACTACCAAAAGAGAAGACTCCTTGGCTAATGGTTGTCCTATCCTTGATAAGGGTCTTATGGTTGAAGAGGGATGCTAGGTATTTGATGATAGATGGAGATTTATGGATGCCATTTGGGATTTGATTTACCTTTTCTCTTCTCCTTTTGCGGTTAtttctttgtatattttaaTACTAGATTGGAAGAGTGTCTGCTACTCAGAGAGATCAAAGAAAGCTATGATTAACTATTTACCCCCTTTAGTAGGTTAGGTGAAGTTACTTTGACCAATGTTCTTTGAACAATCCTAAACAATTAGGTATTTGGAAGCGTGATAAGCAATCATTCAATTATAGTATTGAGAGCTTACTCTAAACTTATAGGAGTAGGGTCAGCTATTGAGGCAGAGATATTAGCGTTTGGGTTTGTTGCAGGTCAAAGCTTTGTGCCTATCCAATTAATTGTAGAGAAGATTCTACTACTGTAGTATCTCGGTTGTCTAATAGGGAGAGAGGCTCATGGAAGTTTGATAATTGGATATGCAAAATCATAGAGGTTGCTAGTGAGGTGGGATGCTCCTTCCCTTGGGTTCCTCATTCAGCCAATCAAGTTGTGGACCGGTTAACCAAGCTAGGAGCAAAGAACTTGGTCTCCATTGTTGGAGAGTTTATTCCCCCTTGAGTGTATGAAGTTTCTCTACTATGTGtacattgctttttcttttctttgtgaaGATGGACAGTCGTTTTGTGGAACAGGATACTTGTTTACTTTctgataaaaattatatatctttGACGAATTGCTTGTCCTTCTTTGTATTTATCATTCAATGGATGAATAATATGTTTGTTCCTTACAAAATACCAAGAGAAGCTCCATAAAAATCATTAACACCAAACTCCAAAGAGGGAATAAATGTATATCCAAACATCATCCAGAGATACCTTCTTATAACCTATATTCCTCTCTAGCCTATCACCCAAATGACAGCTAGAGTGGCACAAGTCTGCAAGATTTTTGTCCTATCATTTTTTCCTCCAGGAAACTTGATCCAATCATTGATGATCAAAACTCAAAAGTAATTTCCATATTGCTGCAATTTCTTTTGGAACTGCCCAAGAGATGCTGCCACAGACAAAAGCCACTGACAAAGTGCATAGGAAAAATAGCAATGAATAACCAAGTGATCCACAGACTCTCAACTCTTGCACAAAATCAGGAAATTGGCCATATAGGGTTTTCTGGTGATGAAAAGCACGGTTACAAGGAAGGAGGTAAACTGAGTTTGCAACTATGTTTTTGTCTAACTCAAGTACCATGCTCTCTCATCTCATCTTGAAAAAAAGGTCTCTCAAAGGCCCAACACCTTCTCTGGAATGGAATACCAATCTAGCCAAGGAAAATGTAAAAAGATAACTTCTACAGGGGAGGTAAGAAAAGAAACTCAAGATTTCATCCAAAATAGCCTCCTAATCTTCCAAAGTCTAACCTACTTGAAGGATAAATTTGATGAACTTTTTGTTTCCCTTTCCATTGCTGCTCTGTGGAATACTTCACATTGCAATCCCCTTTTTTCACCCAGCTCACTACAAATTTTTGCTTCCAGCTTATTTTCTCTTCGTACATTATCCTCAAGCACAATGGCATTCAAGAACCTACTTATTCCACTCTTTAAGCTTGATTTGATGAACTTTAGTTTTGTGCAAACCCATGGTGCCATGGTGCTCCCACCCTGAGACAGAACACTCCCTGCATCAAATCTTAACCAATGGCCCAAAGGTAAATGTTGAAGCctcatattctcaaacctaaaggGAATAGGACCCACCTGATGGCATTCAACCCTAATATTACAGGGCCATGATTGGAAAGGCCCCGTTTGTTACTTTCTAAATAGCTTTGACAACTCTAAAACCTCAACCTGGTTTCTTGTATCAAAACCACCAGAGAGGAGATCTTGCCAATTATTTCTCAAATACCTTGTCCTCTTGTATAATACTAGAGCCTAGCCATCTGTCATTTGAGCTAAGATTTTCCATAAACACCTAAATAACCTAGCCCCAAGCACCTCAGAGCCGGAGTAAGCTTCACCTCAGTGTCCCCAAGACAGCCTAGGTcttctttaaataattgttCAGTATTTTACTTGCTATTTGTTTAGAATCTTTATGCTAGAAACAGAACATTAGAATAAGGGAGAGGAAGATGGCTATAAATATTGTGTAGtatatttggaaggaaaggaatggGAGAGTTTTCAAGGATGTTCTTTGTAGCAAAGTCCTCCTTTGTTCAGGTGCAAGCAATTGGTTTCAGAGTGGGCTTTCTTGTTTGCACTTTTAGATAATTTCTTTTGTCATACACCTTGGGTGCTCAGGCATTGGCTACCATTTTTACAATGAATTCTTTACTTCATCAAtaaacagggaaaaaaaaagtaaaagaaaaaataccTGATATTCCTCCCATAAATGTGTC contains:
- the LOC100242141 gene encoding O-fucosyltransferase 38 isoform X2 encodes the protein MVNSRGYSHSRASSTSKFLPRKPTLYTITVYIILLFAFSIVIFLFYTRDVLEDEQKPLSSEDSQFVQMQDELWNAPSSHGLHPCVKPTSKYKATQGWDRYMTVKSNGGLNQMRTGISDMVAVARIMNATLVIPQLDRRSFWKDSSTFADIFDELHFMTTLQGDVRIVKELPRQLESVPRARKHFTSWSSMGYYQEMTHLWEEYQVIHVAKSDSRLANNDLPIDIQRLRCRALYHALRFSPQIENLGKLVERLRSRGRRYIALHLRYEKDMLSFTGCTYGLTDAESEELRIMRENTNHWKMKKINATEQRIGGFCPLTPKEIGIFLRALGYLPSTLIYIAAGEIYGGDARLVELKSRFPNLIFKETIATQEELKAFAHHSSQTAALDYIISIESDVFIPSHSGNMARAVEGHRRFLGHGKTITPDRKGLVDIFDKLEAGQLKEGSSLSYLVTQMHKNRQGAPRKRGGSLPGVKGRARFRTEESFYENPYPECICSSKKH
- the LOC100242141 gene encoding O-fucosyltransferase 38 isoform X1; protein product: MVNSRGYSHSRASSTSKFLPRKPTLYTITVYIILLFAFSIVIFLFYTRDVLEDEQKPLSSEDSQFVQMQDELWNAPSSHGLHPCVKPTSKYKATQGWDRYMTVKSNGGLNQMRTGISDMVAVARIMNATLVIPQLDRRSFWKDSSTFADIFDELHFMTTLQGDVRIVKELPRQLESVPRARKHFTSWSSMGYYQEMTHLWEEYQVIHVAKSDSRLANNDLPIDIQRLRCRALYHALRFSPQIENLGKKLVERLRSRGRRYIALHLRYEKDMLSFTGCTYGLTDAESEELRIMRENTNHWKMKKINATEQRIGGFCPLTPKEIGIFLRALGYLPSTLIYIAAGEIYGGDARLVELKSRFPNLIFKETIATQEELKAFAHHSSQTAALDYIISIESDVFIPSHSGNMARAVEGHRRFLGHGKTITPDRKGLVDIFDKLEAGQLKEGSSLSYLVTQMHKNRQGAPRKRGGSLPGVKGRARFRTEESFYENPYPECICSSKKH